From Bos taurus isolate L1 Dominette 01449 registration number 42190680 breed Hereford chromosome 29, ARS-UCD2.0, whole genome shotgun sequence, a single genomic window includes:
- the RHOD gene encoding rho-related GTP-binding protein RhoD codes for MKAAQAPSEEAPGGARSVKVVLVGDGGCGKTSLLMVFAEGAFPESYTPTVFERLGVNLQVKGKPIHLQIWDTAGQVDYDRLRPLFYPDASVLLLCFDVTSPHSFDNISNRWYPEVNHFCKEVPIIVVGCKTDLRKDKMLVKKLRKNGLEPVTYHRGQEMARAVGAVAYLECSALLQENVHAVFQEAAEVALSSRGRNFWRRITRSFCVVT; via the exons ATGAAGGCGGCCCAGGCCCCGAGCGAGGAGGCGCCGGGCGGCGCGCGGTCGGTCAAGGTGGTCCTCGTGGGCGACGGCGGCTGCGGGAAGACGTCACTGCTGATGGTCTTCGCGGAGGGGGCCTTCCCCGAG AGCTACACCCCCACGGTGTTTGAGCGGCTCGGCGTGAATCTGCAGGTGAAGGGCAAACCCATCCACCTCCAAATCTGGGACACGGCAG GGCAAGTGGACTATGACCGCCTGCGGCCCCTGTTCTACCCTGATGCCAGCGTCCTGCTCCTCTGCTTTGATGTCACCAGTCCACACAGCTTCGACAACATCTCTAACCGG TGGTACCCAGAGGTGAATCACTTCTGCAAGGAGGTGCCCATCATCGTCGTGGGCTGCAAGACCGACCTGCGCAAGGACAAGATGCTGGTGAAGAAGCTGCGGAAAAACGGGTTGGAACCTGTGACCTACCACAGG GGCCAGGAGATGGCGCGGGCCGTGGGCGCCGTGGCCTACCTCGAATGCTCGGCTCTGCTCCAGGAGAACGTCCACGCCGTCTTCCAGGAGGCAGCCGAGGTGGCCCTCAGCAGCCGCGGTCGCAACTTCTGGAGGCGGATCACCCGGAGCTTTTGTGTGGTGACCTGA